A region of Solanum dulcamara chromosome 7, daSolDulc1.2, whole genome shotgun sequence DNA encodes the following proteins:
- the LOC129896701 gene encoding putative pentatricopeptide repeat-containing protein At3g49142, whose protein sequence is MTSIASPLRLCRHSSTAKSYIQTVRKPQLSYSIHVDEVSSSRILDELPDIKILKKLHSKIIFDPGLCNNTSLAIKLMRAYAACGQPNVTRQLFDKIPERNAAIYNVMIRSYVNNKFYKDAIFIYKDMCKRDVSPDNYTFPCVVKACFGSDNFRVGLQIHCAVGKRGLGSDLFIGNCLVAMYGKCGCLVEARQVVNEMPKRDVVSWNSMVVGYAQNGRFDDALEVCKEMNVLGHKPNAGTMASLLPAVSNTSIENVLFVKDIFMNMDKKDLVPWNVMIAVYVKNSMPSEAVQLYLQMETCGIEPDAITFASILPACGDLSAASLGRRIHESIERKGLRPNLSLENALVDMYARCGCLIEARKMFEGMKFRDVVSWTSLISAYGRSGQGRDGVALFSQMLESSLQPDSIAFVSILSACSHAGLLLEGEHYYKLMTDKYKIVPRLEHYACMVDLKGRAGHITEAFNFIKQMPIEANERIWGALLGACRVYNDMDAGLVAADNLFELAPKQSGYYVLLSNIYAKAGRWKDVTTVRSIMKGKGIKKMPGVSNVELNNMVHTFLAGDTSHPQSKEIYEELDILIGKMKEEGYVPETDSALHDVEEEDKENHLVVHSEKLAIVFAIMNTSHGTPIKITKNLRVCGDCHIAAKLISKIAQRLIVIRDTNRYHHFQNGVCSCSDFW, encoded by the coding sequence ATGACATCCATTGCAAGCCCCCTTCGTCTTTGCCGTCATAGTTCCACAGCCAAATCATATATACAAACAGTGAGAAAACCCCAGCTGAGCTACTCTATCCATGTAGACGAAGTTTCTTCCAGTCGTATATTAGACGAACTCCCAGATATCAAAATACTGAAGAAACTTCATTCCAAGATCATTTTCGATCCGGGTCTATGTAACAACACGTCTCTTGCCATCAAATTGATGCGTGCTTATGCTGCCTGTGGCCAACCTAATGTTACTCGCCAACTGTTCGATAAAATACCTGAAAGAAATGCGGCCATTTATAATGTCATGATTAGGAGCTATGTGAATAATAAGTTCTACAAAGAtgccatttttatttataaagatATGTGTAAACGAGATGTTAGCCCTGATAACTATACGTTTCCCTGTGTTGTTAAAGCTTGTTTTGGCTCCGATAATTTTAGGGTGGGGCTGCAGATTCACTGTGCTGTTGGCAAGAGGGGTCTTGGTTCTGACCTATTTATTGGTAATTGTTTGGTTGCTATGTATGGGAAATGTGGGTGTTTAGTGGAGGCTCGACAGGTTGTTAATGAAATGCCCAAACGGGACGTTGTTTCATGGAATTCAATGGTTGTTGGATATGCTCAAAATGGAAGGTTTGATGATGCGTTGGAGGTTTGTAAGGAAATGAATGTGTTAGGTCATAAACCAAATGCGGGAACCATGGCTAGCCTTTTACCTGCTGTAAGCAATACCAGCATTGAGAATGTCTTGTTCgtcaaagatattttcatgaataTGGATAAAAAGGATTTGGTTCCATGGAACGTGATGATAGCTGTATATGTCAAGAATTCTATGCCTAGTGAGGCGGTTCAGCTCTATCTCCAAATGGAAACTTGTGGGATAGAACCTGATGCTATAACTTTTGCTAGCATTCTTCCTGCTTGTGGGGACCTTTCAGCTGCATCACTGGGAAGGAGGATTCACGAATCTATTGAGAGAAAAGGTCTTCGGCCAAATTTATCTCTTGAGAATGCATTAGTTGATATGTATGCCAGGTGTGGATGTTTGATAGAGGCAAGAAAAATGTTTGAGGGGATGAAGTTTCGGGATGTTGTGTCATGGACTTCCCTGATATCTGCTTATGGTAGGAGTGGTCAAGGTCGGGATGGAGTTGCTTTGTTTTCACAAATGTTGGAGTCTAGTCTTCAACCTGATTCTATTGCTTTTGTTTCCATTCTTTCTGCTTGTAGCCATGCAGGATTGCTACTTGAAGGTGAGCACTATTACAAGCTAATGACAGACAAATACAAGATTGTTCCTAGGTTAGAACATTATGCCTGCATGGTTGATTTAAAAGGACGAGCTGGACACATAACCGAGGCCTTTAATTTCATCAAGCAGATGCCTATAGAGGCTAATGAGAGAATTTGGGGTGCTCTTTTGGGTGCCTGTCGGGTGTACAATGATATGGATGCTGGGCTTGTAGCTGCAGACAATCTCTTTGAATTGGCCCCAAAGCAGTCTGGTTATTATGTCTTGCTATCGAATATTTATGCAAAGGCTGGAAGATGGAAAGATGTAACGACTGTTAGGTCAATCATGAAGGGAAAAGGGATTAAGAAAATGCCCGGTGTCAGCAATGTGGAGCTCAATAACATGGTGCACACCTTCCTTGCTGGTGACACGTCTCACCCACAATCAAAGGAGATCTATGAAGAGTTAGACATATTAATAGGTAAGATGAAAGAGGAAGGATATGTCCCAGAAACAGATTCTGCCCTTCATGACGTTGAGGAGGAAGACAAAGAAAATCATCTAGTAGTTCATAGTGAGAAGCTGGCTATTGTCTTTGCAATTATGAACACCAGTCATGGTACACccattaaaattactaaaaatttaCGCGTGTGTGGAGATTGCCACATTGCTGCCAAACTTATCTCCAAGATCGCGCAACGTCTTATTGTAATTAGGGATACAAATCGTTATCATCACTTTCAGAATGGAGTTTGCTCATGTAGTGATTTTTGGTGA
- the LOC129896636 gene encoding protein CURVATURE THYLAKOID 1A, chloroplastic-like translates to MATASSVSSSSSMERIVSLPHSSMTMRLRHSNVPSLLRLFPQAAPSSFSSTFRNPSGFRRCIGSKRFPIFKIRGSFSEEETSESAARIRKLFSNVKDKWDGLEKKPTVFLYGGSAILGLWLSSTIADALDSIPLLPKFLELVGLGYFGWFIYRYLLFKSGRDELRSDVQALKKKITGDEEE, encoded by the exons ATGGCTACAGCTTCTTCtgtatcttcttcttcttcaatggAACGGATCGTGTCACTTCCACATTCCTCCATGACCATGAGGTTGCGCCATTCCAATGTCCCTTCTTTGCTTCGTCTTTTTCCGCAAGCTGCGCCGTCTTCTTTTTCATCGACTTTTAGGAATCCCTCAG GCTTTCGACGTTGCATCGGTTCCAAGAGATTTCCTATATTCAAGATCAGGGGTTCCTTTTCTGAAGAGGAAACATCTGAATCTGCTGCTCGCATCAGAAAGTTATTTTCCAATGTCAAAGACAAG TGGGACGGACTCGAAAAGAAACCCACAGTCTTTCTTTATGGAGGTTCTGCAATCCTTGGTCTCTGGTTATCTTCAACCATTGCTGATGCATTAGACTCCATACCACTG TTACCTAAGTTTTTGGAGCTGGTTGGGCTTGGATACTTTGGATGGTTCATCTACAGATATCTTCTCTTCAAG AGTGGAAGGGATGAACTGCGAAGTGATGTTCAAGCTCTTAAGAAAAAGATTACTGGTGATGAAGAGGAATAG
- the LOC129894399 gene encoding plastidial pyruvate kinase 2, producing MAQVVATRSIQTSFSSPNHGSLQSQIEKLKPPSFASKVLGRNERSNSCRAIRVNMPQIIARRSTRAEPQVLPVSPEDVPKSEEKEQYLQAIQQLGDTSVGMWSKPTVRRKTKIVCTIGPSTNTREMIWKLAEAGMNVARMNMSHGDHASHQKVIDLVKEYNAQSKDNVIAIMLDTKGPEVRSGDLPQPITLKPGQEFTFTIQRGVGTADCVSVNYDDFVNDVEVGDMLLVDGGMMSLQVKSKTEESVKCEVIDGGELKSRRHLNVRGKSATLPSITEKDWDDIKFGVDNDIDFYAVSFVKDAAVVHELKNYLKSCGADIHVIVKIESADSIPNLQSIITASDGAMVARGDLGAELPIEEVPLLQEEIINICRSMGKAVIVATNMLESMIVHPTPTRAEVSDIAIAVREGADAVMLSGETAHGKFPLKAVKVMHTVSLRTEATIVGSEPPANLGQAFKNHMSEMFAFHATMMSNTLGTSIVVFTRTGFMAILLSHYRPSGTIFAFTNNKKVQQRLASYQGVCPIYMEFLDCAEETFTSALSLLQKQGMVKEGEQVALVQSGRQPIWRLQSTHNIQVRKV from the exons ATGGCTCAAGTGGTGGCTACTCGTTCGATTCAAACTTCATTCTCCAGCCCTAACCATGGATCTCTGCAGAGTCAAATTGAGAAGCTTAAGCCTCCTAGCTTTGCCTCAAAAGTGTTAGGTCGGAATGAACGGAGCAATAGTTGTAGAGCTATTCGTGTCAATATGCCGCAGATCATTGCTAGGAGATCTACGCGGGCCGAGCCTCAAGTTCTCCCTGTTTCTCCTGAAGATGTTCCAAAG AGTGAGGAGAAAGAGCAGTATCTTCAGGCAATTCAGCAACTTGGTGACACTTCAGTGGGCATGTGGTCTAAACCTACAGTAAGACGTAAAACTAAGATAGTATGCACAATTGGTCCCTCTACAAACACAAGGGAAATGATATGGAAGCTGGCTGAAGCTGGAATGAATGTTGCTCGGATGAATATGTCTCATGGAGACCATGCATCCCATCAGAAAGTCATTGATTTGGTTAAGGAGTATAATGCCCAGTCTAAGGACAACGTCATTGCCATCATGCTTGACACAAAG GGTCCTGAGGTTAGAAGTGGTGACTTGCCCCAGCCAATCACATTGAAACCCGGACAGGAATTCACCTTCACAATTCAGAGAGGGGTTGGCACAGCTGACTGTGTCAGTGTCAACTATGATGACTTTGTAAATGATGTTGAAGTAGGAGACATGCTTCTTGTTGATG GTGGCATGATGTCTTTACAGGTGAAATCCAAGACAGAAGAATCTGTGAAGTGTGAAGTTATAGATGGAGGGGAGCTTAAGTCAAGGAGACATCTAAATGTTCGAGGCAAAAGTGCCACACTTCCCTCTATTACTG AAAAGGACTGGGATGATATCAAGTTTGGAGTGGACAATGACATTGACTTTTATGCTGTTTCCTTCGTCAAAGATGCAGCCGTGGTCCATGAACTGAAGAATTATTTGAAGA GTTGTGGTGCAGATATTCATGTTATTGTGAAAATTGAGAGCGCAGACTCCATACCAAATTTGCAGTCAATAATTACTGCATCAGATGGG GCGATGGTTGCGAGAGGAGATCTTGGGGCAGAGCTGCCTATTGAGGAGGTTCCTTTGTTGCAG GAAGAAATCATCAATATCTGCCGAAGTATGGGAAAAGCTGTCATTGTTGCCACCAACATGCTGGAAAGCATGATTGTGCATCCCACCCCAACTCGAGCAGAGGTATCAGATATTGCGATTGCTGTTAGAGAGGGTGCTGATGCTGTTATGCTTTCTGGAGAAACAGCTCATGGAAA GTTTCCCTTGAAAGCTGTCAAAGTTATGCACACCGTATCACTACGGACTGAAGCTACTATTGTTGGTAGTGAACCCCCTGCAAATCTAGGCCAAGCCTTCAAG AACCATATGAGCGAGATGTTCGCTTTCCATGCAACCATGATGTCCAACACTCTTGGAACCTCAATTGTTGTCTTCACTAGAACTGGTTTCATGGCCATCTTACTGAGCCATTATCGTCCTTCTGGCACTATATTTGCTTTTACAAATAA TAAGAAAGTTCAACAGAGACTGGCTTCGTACCAAGGCGTATGTCCAATATATATGGAGTTCTTAGATTGTGCGGAGGAGACTTTCACTAGTGCACTGTCCTTACTGCAG
- the LOC129896905 gene encoding hevamine-A-like → MTINLLLSSVLFLAIVHNSIASGIAIYWGQNGNEATLNDTCNSGRYAYVNLAFLNKFGNGQTPEINLAGHCNPAVKGCTIVGPEIKHCQKLGVKVMLSIGGGIGNYSLASKKDAKDVARYLWNNFLGGRSSFRPLGNAILDGIDFDIELGSSLHYKDLAKYLKNYSKRGRKVYLTAAPQCPFPDRLLGTALDTELFDNVWIQFYNNPPCQFTPNNTDNLKNSWIRWTTSVNARWIFLGLPAAPQAVGSGFIPVDVLTAEILPVIKKSRKYGGVMLWSKFWDEQTGYSVSILKSV, encoded by the exons ATGACCATCAATCTCCTCCTTTCCTCTGTTTTATTCTTAGCCATCGTGCACAACTCAATTGCTAGTGGCATAGCCATTTACTGGGGCCAAAACGGCAACGAAGCAACTTTAAACGACACTTGTAATTCGGGAAGATATGCCTATGTCAACTTAGCCTTTCTTAACAAATTCGGTAACGGCCAAACCCCAGAAATCAATCTCGCCGGTCACTGCAACCCCGCCGTCAAAGGCTGCACAATCGTCGGCCCAGAAATCAAACACTGCCAAAAATTAGGCGTCAAAGTAATGTTGTCCATTGGCGGTGGCATTGGAAATTACTCATTAGCTTCAAAAAAAGACGCCAAGGACGTTGCACGTTATCTATGGAACAATTTCTTAG GCGGGCGTTCGTCTTTTAGGCCTTTGGGAAATGCTATTCTCGATGGAATTGACTTTGATATTGAGCTTGGATCGTCTCTTCACTACAAAGATCTAGCTAAATACTTGAAAAATTATAGCAAGCGTGGAAGAAAAGTGTACCTAACAGCAGCTCCACAATGTCCATTTCCTGATAGATTACTCGGTACTGCCTTGGATACAGAGCTTTTTGACAATGTTTGGATTCAATTTTACAATAATCCTCCGTGCCAGTTCACTCCTAATAATACGGATAATCTGAAAAACTCTTGGATCCGGTGGACGACGTCGGTGAATGCGCGATGGATATTTTTGGGGCTTCCGGCTGCACCGCAGGCTGTCGGAAGTGGGTTCATTCCGGTGGATGTGTTGACGGCGGAAATTCTTCCGGTGATTAAGAAATCACGCAAGTATGGCGGTGTTATGTTGTGGTCGAAATTTTGGGATGAGCAGACCGGATATAGTGTCTCTATTCTGAAGAGTGTGTGA